The genomic stretch AGGGGCTTCTAGGTGGTTATCTCAAAATCTTGATTAGTAAATCAAGAAGTGCTATAATCAAACCCAGAATTGAGACTAACAATTCAAGGAATTTCATAAAAACACCTTTATAAGGCTGTTTAAATTTATCCCTAGAGGCGGCTACCTCTAGGGATAGCAACCTCTGCTCAAATTATATCCAATCCAAAATCAATAAAATATTTTCTAACCCGTCTGCCTTTGTCATTATTTTCAAGCATAGAAAATTCTTTAGCAGTATCTAGAGTGAGGATATAGTCTAAACTTTTACGATCCCCTCCTAATTTTGGGTTTTGAAGTTGAGTTCCATTGACTAAATGATGATTCGCCAAATTTGGCGAATCAAATAAAATGGGGGATTGTGAGGTTTTTAGAATAATAAA from Helicobacter sp. 12S02232-10 encodes the following:
- a CDS encoding antA/AntB antirepressor family protein encodes the protein MILFSTWIKDRINKYGFVENEDFIILKTSQSPILFDSPNLANHHLVNGTQLQNPKLGGDRKSLDYILTLDTAKEFSMLENNDKGRRVRKYFIDFGLDII